GTCCATGGGACAGAATATCAAGCGGCTTCTGATTATCACCGCCCGCGTTCTTGCTGAAGCTACCTGAAGACTGTGCTGAAAGACCCTGCCGGGCAATCGTTTTCGCGAGTTTTGCACCGGTGCTCGCGATCACCAGTATTATCGAGGCAAGGTCCTCGTGCATGCCAGCCTGCTTTGCCATTGACGCCAGGTATTGTTCCAGCCTGATTTCAGATGTCATGTTGCCCCGCCTGGTATCTTGTTTAGTATGCGACGGGATTTTGGGGGGGCTTGATTATTAAGTAAAGTTTAATAAACTTTACAATTATGAAAGAAAAACTTTATCCATGGCTGCGCCAGATGACGCTGAAGCAGATGCGCGGTTTTACAGCAGTGGTTGAAGCTGGCAGTGTCTCTGGCGCTGCTAAAAGCCTGCATCTCACGCCACCAGCGGTATCGCTGCAGTTGCGCGATCTCGACACGGCAATTGGACTTCCTTTGCTGGAACGCAGTGATCACGGACTGATCCCGACTCTTGCGGGTCGGGAACTATTGGCTCTGGCGCAGGAAATCCAGCAATCGATGGATCGCTTCGGTGAAACCGTCACTGAATTGAAGGGCGTGGATCATGGTGTCGTCTCGGTCGGCGTAGTCAGTACGGCGCGCTACTTTGCCCCGACGATGCTGGCAGAGTTCATGAAAATCTACCCGAATATTAAAATACAGCTACTGGTCGGGAACCGCGAAACGACCATGGAAAAACTGGAAAGCATGGAGCTCGATTTTGCCATCACCGGTTTGCCGCCCGAGCACTTTACGGTGAAGAAAGAATTTATCGCGAAGCACCCTCAAATCATCATCGCGACACCCGATCACCCACTGGCCGGTAATAAGCGAATTTCATTGTCAGAATTGAAAGACGAAACCTTTCTTTTACGAGAATCCGGGTCGGGCACCCGCTCGGTAA
This window of the Gammaproteobacteria bacterium genome carries:
- a CDS encoding LysR family transcriptional regulator, whose translation is MKEKLYPWLRQMTLKQMRGFTAVVEAGSVSGAAKSLHLTPPAVSLQLRDLDTAIGLPLLERSDHGLIPTLAGRELLALAQEIQQSMDRFGETVTELKGVDHGVVSVGVVSTARYFAPTMLAEFMKIYPNIKIQLLVGNRETTMEKLESMELDFAITGLPPEHFTVKKEFIAKHPQIIIATPDHPLAGNKRISLSELKDETFLLRESGSGTRSVTDKLFARCKGLPKSGLEFGSNETIKQAVMAGMGIAVISSHTVDAELKEKRLVSLDVKGLPINRKWFVVKHGNKRFLPSAQALWNFVARNGKHYLPQT